One window of the Allosaccharopolyspora coralli genome contains the following:
- a CDS encoding acyl-CoA desaturase, with product MTTSPVDQADTSRTSRFGTARPPISGKRQSRAAIAVIAVFTVAPLLALIAAVPVAWGWGLGWVDLALALSLYCLTGLGVTVGFHRHFTHGAFKANSPLRAFLAVAGSFAVQGPIIQWVADHRRHHAYADKEGDPHSPWLYGTTPLAVARGFWHAHMGWLFDRNQTNTERFAPDLLKDRTLTRINGLFPVWTAATLLLPAVLGGVLSWSWWGMLTGLFWAGLVRVGLLHHVTWAVNSICHMIGERPFKSRDKAANFWPLALVSFGESWHNSHHADPTCARHGVGRGQLDISARTIWVFEKLGWVHKVRWPTPQRLAKRTLQNA from the coding sequence ATGACGACCTCACCCGTGGACCAGGCCGATACTTCGCGAACATCCCGATTCGGCACCGCCCGCCCCCCGATCAGCGGGAAACGGCAGTCCCGGGCCGCGATCGCTGTGATCGCGGTCTTTACGGTGGCACCACTACTGGCCCTCATTGCTGCCGTGCCCGTCGCCTGGGGCTGGGGCCTGGGCTGGGTGGATCTCGCCCTGGCCCTGTCCCTGTACTGCCTCACCGGCCTGGGAGTGACGGTGGGCTTTCACCGCCACTTCACCCACGGGGCGTTCAAAGCCAACAGCCCGCTGCGAGCGTTCCTGGCCGTGGCGGGCAGTTTCGCCGTGCAGGGCCCGATCATCCAATGGGTCGCCGACCACCGCCGGCACCACGCCTACGCAGACAAGGAAGGCGACCCGCATTCACCGTGGCTGTACGGCACCACTCCGCTCGCGGTCGCCCGCGGATTCTGGCACGCCCACATGGGCTGGCTGTTCGACCGGAATCAGACCAATACCGAGCGGTTCGCGCCCGATCTGCTCAAGGACCGCACACTGACCCGGATCAACGGCCTGTTCCCGGTGTGGACGGCGGCGACGCTGCTGCTGCCCGCCGTGCTCGGCGGAGTGCTCAGCTGGTCCTGGTGGGGCATGCTGACCGGGCTGTTCTGGGCCGGGCTCGTCCGGGTCGGACTGCTGCACCACGTCACCTGGGCGGTGAACTCCATCTGTCACATGATCGGCGAACGGCCGTTCAAAAGCCGGGACAAAGCCGCGAACTTCTGGCCACTGGCCCTGGTGTCCTTCGGCGAATCCTGGCACAACTCGCACCACGCCGACCCCACCTGCGCCCGTCACGGGGTCGGACGCGGGCAACTCGACATCTCCGCCCGAACGATCTGGGTGTTCGAAAAGCTCGGGTGGGTACACAAGGTCCGCTGGCCCACACCACAACGCCTCGCCAAACGGACCCTACAAAACGCATGA
- a CDS encoding helix-turn-helix domain-containing protein codes for MLRPAGQGRPRHRGHKPQPRQPAAIDADTLAVARARRARGESVTTIANHLGIGRSTLYRALGSEDKTAPAEPSAS; via the coding sequence ATGCTTCGACCGGCAGGACAGGGGCGACCGCGGCACCGCGGGCACAAACCCCAACCACGGCAACCAGCCGCCATCGACGCAGACACCCTCGCCGTCGCTCGCGCCCGCCGCGCCCGCGGAGAATCGGTCACCACCATCGCGAACCACCTCGGCATCGGCCGCTCCACCCTCTACCGAGCCCTGGGCTCCGAAGACAAGACAGCACCAGCAGAGCCGAGCGCGTCATAG
- a CDS encoding cold-shock protein produces MTNGTVKWFNSEKGFGFIAPNEGGPDVFVHYSAIDASGFRTLEEDQQVAYDVSQGPKGLQADTVRAV; encoded by the coding sequence ATGACCAACGGAACCGTGAAGTGGTTCAACTCGGAAAAGGGCTTCGGCTTCATCGCCCCGAACGAGGGCGGCCCGGACGTGTTCGTGCACTACTCGGCCATTGACGCCTCCGGCTTCCGCACCCTCGAGGAGGACCAGCAGGTGGCCTACGACGTCAGCCAGGGCCCCAAGGGCCTGCAGGCCGACACCGTGCGCGCGGTCTGA
- a CDS encoding ribbon-helix-helix domain-containing protein, whose product MTTKRKRHTPPAQQVARKKTSAGGTYRQGKATKPTDEPVDLNAEELYDTAGNRITEDYVAEAVAELESDELVVDETRAQFPGRGRPSLTAPGTRSPRVDVRVSNSIKVEIEKIAHQQGRRESEVVRDALEQYLASH is encoded by the coding sequence ATGACCACCAAACGCAAGCGCCACACGCCACCGGCGCAGCAGGTGGCGCGCAAGAAGACCTCCGCCGGCGGCACCTACCGACAGGGGAAGGCGACCAAGCCGACGGACGAGCCGGTGGACCTCAACGCCGAGGAGCTCTACGACACCGCCGGCAACCGCATCACCGAGGACTACGTCGCCGAGGCGGTCGCCGAACTCGAAAGCGACGAGCTGGTCGTCGACGAGACCCGCGCCCAGTTCCCCGGCCGCGGCCGACCGTCGCTGACCGCGCCGGGCACCCGCTCCCCGCGAGTCGACGTCCGGGTGTCGAACTCAATCAAGGTCGAGATCGAAAAGATCGCCCACCAGCAGGGACGCCGCGAGTCGGAGGTCGTCCGCGACGCGCTGGAGCAGTACCTCGCCAGCCACTGA
- a CDS encoding STAS domain-containing protein — protein MRVNYSLITTLPTVFTVDGDLAGEGVALLAERLWPHVLTGPPATLVDLALATTIDAAGLDLLVAAHAYTAHRRIPLRIVNAAPRVLRVLHAAGVSALPAHNPRAEFATTTATTPALQQNAAVVSA, from the coding sequence ATGCGGGTTAACTACAGCCTGATCACGACCCTGCCCACAGTGTTCACAGTGGATGGTGACCTCGCCGGCGAGGGAGTCGCCCTGCTGGCGGAGCGGCTCTGGCCGCATGTGCTGACCGGACCACCGGCAACGCTCGTGGACCTGGCCCTGGCCACCACCATCGATGCCGCCGGGCTCGACCTCCTGGTCGCCGCACACGCCTACACGGCCCATCGCCGCATCCCTCTTCGCATCGTCAACGCGGCGCCCCGCGTGCTCCGCGTGCTGCATGCGGCCGGAGTGAGCGCGCTCCCGGCCCACAACCCCCGCGCTGAGTTCGCGACCACCACGGCCACGACCCCGGCACTCCAGCAGAACGCCGCGGTGGTGTCGGCTTGA
- a CDS encoding ParA family protein produces the protein MRITSVLNQKGGVGKTGLAAGIGGALADRGRRVLLVDLDPQGHLTTEALGLSEASPDGPTLPDALTGVYRGPAKELIARHSSSQAGGVLDVLPHALAMFVAGRELDKLPAREWRLARLLEELADDYDACVLDCPPALDILTDNALAAAHGVVIPVQPERTSMRALGLLLDQIEALEAALRRPRLHLHGLVPSVYRRPLGKLASSVMGEFGQLDHLPLLAHLPLSVTVTEAWDAGRTVTDYAPDSEHAQAYRTVADAIEGTPA, from the coding sequence GTGCGAATCACGAGCGTGCTCAATCAGAAGGGCGGCGTCGGTAAGACCGGCCTGGCCGCCGGCATTGGCGGTGCATTGGCCGACCGGGGCCGCCGGGTCCTGCTGGTCGATCTCGACCCGCAGGGGCATCTGACCACCGAGGCACTCGGGTTGTCCGAGGCGTCGCCGGACGGGCCAACGCTGCCGGACGCGTTGACCGGGGTCTATCGGGGGCCAGCCAAGGAACTCATCGCGCGGCACTCGAGTTCGCAGGCCGGCGGGGTGCTCGACGTGCTGCCGCACGCGTTGGCGATGTTCGTCGCCGGCCGGGAGCTGGACAAGCTACCCGCCCGCGAGTGGCGACTGGCCCGACTGTTGGAGGAACTAGCCGACGACTACGACGCGTGCGTGCTCGACTGCCCGCCCGCGCTGGACATCCTCACCGACAACGCGCTCGCCGCCGCGCACGGCGTGGTGATCCCGGTGCAGCCCGAACGGACCTCGATGCGGGCGCTGGGCCTACTGCTCGATCAGATCGAGGCCCTAGAAGCCGCGCTGCGGCGGCCGCGGCTACACCTGCACGGCCTGGTGCCCAGCGTGTATCGCCGCCCGCTGGGCAAGCTCGCCTCCTCGGTCATGGGCGAGTTCGGCCAACTCGACCACCTGCCGCTGCTGGCGCACCTGCCGCTGTCGGTGACCGTCACCGAGGCCTGGGACGCCGGGCGCACCGTCACCGACTACGCCCCCGACTCCGAACACGCCCAGGCGTACCGCACCGTGGCCGACGCGATCGAAGGGACTCCGGCATGA
- a CDS encoding cold-shock protein, with protein MTQGTVKWFNEEKGFGFIAPNEGGPDVFVHYSDIDASGFRSLAENQQVTYEVTQSPKGAQASNVQV; from the coding sequence ATGACACAGGGAACCGTGAAGTGGTTCAACGAGGAAAAGGGCTTCGGGTTCATCGCCCCGAACGAGGGTGGTCCGGACGTGTTCGTACACTACTCGGACATCGACGCCAGCGGCTTTCGCAGCCTGGCTGAGAACCAGCAGGTGACCTACGAGGTCACCCAGAGCCCCAAGGGCGCACAGGCCAGCAACGTCCAGGTCTGA